DNA sequence from the Agromyces aureus genome:
CGGTCTCGGCGTTGTACGCGTCGGTGTTCACGCCGTAGACGAGCGTGGCGTCGGCGCCCTTCGCCGGAGCCGACACGAGCACCTTCTTTGCGCCCGCGGTGATGTGGGCCTTCGCGGCCTCGGCGTCGGTGAAGCGGCCGGTGGACTCGAGCACGAGCTCGACGTCGAGCTCGCCCCAGGGGAGGTTCGCGGGGTCGCGCTCGGCGAGCACCTTCACGCGGCGGCCGTTGATGACGAGCACGTCGCCGTCGGCCTCGACGGTGCCGTTGAAGCGGCCGCCGGCCGTGTCGTACTTGAGCAGGCGCGCGAGCTCGGCCGGGGACGTCAGGTCGTTGACGGCGACGAGCTCGAGGTCGGCGTCGCGCTCGATGAGTGCGCGGACGACGTTGCGTCCGATGCGGCCGAATCCGTTGATCGCGATGCGGGTCATTCGTGGGGTCCTTTCGTGGGGTACCCCTCAACCATGCGCGCATTCGCCCGGTGGCGACAGTGGCCCGAAAGACGCGTCTCGAAAGGATCTCGCCACGCTGAGCAATCCGGAAGCCGACGCCCCCAATCCGGGGGGCATCCTCCGTTTCGTCGGCCGTTCGGCCGCTCCTCCTCCGTAGGCTCGCGGGATACCCGCGCTGAGACCGGCGTCTCGGCGCGCCCGAACCCTACGTGTAAGGAACCCGATGAAGCGCACCCTTCCCGCGCTGGTCGTCGCCGTGCTCGGCGCAGGCCTCGCCCTCGCCGGCACCGTCGCACCGGCCGCCGCCGCGACCCCGACCCCCGCAACCTCGATCGTCGGCAGCTGCGACGCGTTGAGCGTCGACCTCGCCGGCTACGCGGTCGAGCCCGGCGCCGACGCCGTGTACGAGACCGTCGAGGTCTCCCCCGCCGTCGCCGAGGTCAGCCACACCGACTACCAGTACTCGTGGAGCTTCCTGTTCTGGGGCGAGACCCGATGGGCCCACAAGGACTCGGGCGCCCACGTGATCTACGACTCCAAGCTGTGGGAGCGCACCGGACTGACCCAGACGCACGTCGAGGTCGCCGCGCAGGACGCCGTGACCGAGCAGCAGCTCGTCTCGGCCGCGATCCCCGCCGACGCGACGCCGAACACCGTCACCGTCACCATCGACGGCGCCACCGTCGTCGACGGCCTCGCGTTCGGCGCCGAGTACGCCCCGGCCGACTTCGCGCTCGCCAAGGGCACGCCCGGCACCGAGACCTACGGCACGCACACCTACTCGGTGAGCGTCACGGCCTACCAGGGCTATGGCGCCGAGCCCGTCGCGAGCGTCGTGGACTCGGGTTCGACCGAGTGCGCGACCGGTGACTTCGCCGCCGCTGCGACGATCGACACCGACACGACCTGCGGTGCGGCGATCGTCACGCTCACGAACGCCGAGCTGCTCGCCTCGAAGATCAACGGCACCTACTCGGCGATCGTCTCGGTCGACGGCAAGATGAAGGACATCGTCGCCGTCTTCGAGAACGCCCCCCTGACCCTCGACGCCTACACGTTCGCCGAGGACTCTGGCGAGCACACCGTCGAGGTGCGCACCGGCCCCGCCCACGGCGACGCCCTGCTCGCGAAGACCACGGTCGACTCCGACTGCCTCGTCGACGAGGAGGAGCCCGCGCCGCCGGTCGACCCGTCGATCTCGATCACCGGCTCGCTGACCCCCGGCGGCAAGATCACCGTCACGGGCGAAGACTTCGCCGCTGACACCGAGTACGAGATCGAACTGCACTCGACCCCGCAGTCGATCGCCTCGGTCACCACCGACTCCGAGGGATCCTTCTCGGGCACCGGCACGATCGCCTCCGACACCCCGGCCGGCGAGCACGAGATCGTCGTGCTCCAGGACGGCGAAGAGGTCGCCTCGAAGTCCGTGACCATCACCGCCGCGCCGAGCGGCACGACGACCGACGCGGGCACGACCGCCGGCACCGGCACCACGGCGGCGACCGGCGCCAAGGCCGGCCTCGCCTCGACCGGCTTCGACGCGACGCCGCTCGCGGCCCTCGCCGCCGCCCTGCTCGCGCTCGCGGGCATCGCATTCGGTGCACGCCGCGCGATCCGCGTCAAGGGCTGACGCCTGAGCGCTGATACGTAGCGCACGCACGAACGGGCGCCCGGTGGATTCCACCGGGCGCCCGTTCCGTGTCAGGAGCTCGTCACTCCTCCAGCGGGCCGAGGTCGGGACCCTGGACGAATCGGGCGTGCGTCGCGCCCGGCACCTCGAACTCGAGGACCGTGACGGCGTTCATACCCGCTCGCGTCACGCCTGCGGGAACGAACAGGGTCTGCTGCGGGCCACGCCGCCAGTAGCGGCCGAGCAGGAAGCCGTTGACCCAGGCGAGGCCCTTGCCCCACTCGCGGGTGTCGAGGAACAGCGCCGTCGGCTCCGGCAGTTCGAAGACACCGCGAGCGACGTCGCCCTGCACGCTCGCCGGATCGACGACCGTGAGATCGAGGTCGGCGACCGCGTCGAGCGCGAGCGGCTGGAGGCTCCAGCCAGTGATCGGATCTCCCGCGACCGCCACGGGGCCGATGAGGCCCTTCTGCTCGCCGATCCGCGGCCCGTAGTTGACCCGGCCCTGATCCTCGACCAGCACTTCGAGCGTGCCTCTCGCAGACGGAAGCATGAGCGTGCGCTCGTGCGAGTCGCGTGCGAGCGTGCCGATCATCGTCCCGTCCAGACGAACCCAGGCGCGGTCGCGCACCTCGCCGATCTCGAGCACGGCGGGCCGCGAGGCTTCGCCCGCGAGTTCTGCTCGGTACAACCCGAATCCGCGATCGTGTTCGATCTCGTCGAAGGTCGGCACCTGGTCGGAGGTGAACTCGGGCCCGAAGACGCGCCTGGGCAGTGGTCCCCGCTCGCCGAGCTCGACCTCGAACGCCGGCGCGGGCGCGGGCCGCGGCGGCAGCGGCGAGTCGTCGGGCACCGGCACGTACTTCGAGATGACGTCCCGGAAGGCGAAGTACTTCTCGGTCGGATGCCCGGCCTCGTCGAGCGGGGCGTCGTAGTCGTACGAGGTGGCGATCGGGACATAGCGGCCCTTGTGGTTCGCACCGTTCGTGAGCCCGAAGTTCGTGCCGCCGTGGAACATGTAGATGTTCACGGATGCCCCGGCGGCGAGGAGCTCGTCGAGTTCGCGGGCGGCATCCTGTGCCGACGTCGTGTGGTGGTGCGTGCCCCAGCTGTCGAACCAGCCGTCCCAGAACTCCGCGCACATGAGCGGCCCCGTCGGCTGATGGCGGCGAAGCGTCTCGAGCCTGGACGCGACGTTCGACCCGAACGAGCCGGTGCGGTGCAGTTCGGGAAGCCCGCCCGCTTCGAGCATCGCATCGGTCGGCTGGTCGATCGTCGTGAGCG
Encoded proteins:
- a CDS encoding glycoside hydrolase family 35 protein; its protein translation is MSGAPSTRPAAFAIGEHDFLLHGWPHRILSGAIHYFRVHPGDWRDRIRAARSMGLNTIETYVAWNEHAPTRGEFDLSGRLDLGGFLDAVAAEGMHAIVRPGPYICAEFDNGGLPAWLTRDPQVRQLRRADPAYLEAVAEYLEQLAPVLVPRQIDAGGPIILVQVENEYGAYGDDHEYLRRLAACIRETGITVPLTTIDQPTDAMLEAGGLPELHRTGSFGSNVASRLETLRRHQPTGPLMCAEFWDGWFDSWGTHHHTTSAQDAARELDELLAAGASVNIYMFHGGTNFGLTNGANHKGRYVPIATSYDYDAPLDEAGHPTEKYFAFRDVISKYVPVPDDSPLPPRPAPAPAFEVELGERGPLPRRVFGPEFTSDQVPTFDEIEHDRGFGLYRAELAGEASRPAVLEIGEVRDRAWVRLDGTMIGTLARDSHERTLMLPSARGTLEVLVEDQGRVNYGPRIGEQKGLIGPVAVAGDPITGWSLQPLALDAVADLDLTVVDPASVQGDVARGVFELPEPTALFLDTREWGKGLAWVNGFLLGRYWRRGPQQTLFVPAGVTRAGMNAVTVLEFEVPGATHARFVQGPDLGPLEE